From one Montipora capricornis isolate CH-2021 chromosome 10, ASM3666992v2, whole genome shotgun sequence genomic stretch:
- the LOC138020192 gene encoding uncharacterized protein codes for MSPGKEFDRNVMLLTQTSQKEYEELCKLDVLGLHNPRDQSQEVVFEEFKERLTRSPEGWYVTTLPRKANHPPPPSIKDGSLKRLHSLNRKLQRKGLTEEYGTIIKEQLAEGVIEEAPPVSQSKEFYIPHKSVVRTAETTKMRIVYDASARATPDSPSLNDCLHPGPALQNRLWDILIQQRGYPGVLAGGVLECHLDAWAKKYPQETDRLRRSFYIDDLLSGGQDVQQARTRKEIATEIMSDASFELHKWHSNEPQLEDRPPSTPYEEQSYAKQQLQAQSSGSKLLGVKWNKEDDTIAVQFPEVVTSRPNERGSPHAVPKVGRVCTSGSDYLKTHSILPRSSLKLHAFGDASTYGVEAAVYSIVRQRGGITQTLVTAKARLAKKDLTIPRLELISAHMAANLVINVRNALKDLPKPAVYGWLDSTVALHWILGNGQYRQFVANRVRKIREHTDIRWRYVPIFDNPADQASRGGQVTNAELWWNGPAWLSDPEKWPDNPVTAKSPASEEEAKPIKEVLNLSQQQHNQDRNEFDELLERNDLRRALRAHAWVLRFTTRRERRGPLTSQDTQEVKEWWIKRVETQDMQKPEFEQTRQILNLVPNEDGVLECHGRIQGKRPMYLPVDATFTRKLVQRIHAETLHGGVSLTMAAVREEYWIPTLRKLVKSVRSTCWGCKRFRALPVRAPPPGLLPKERTDISGDFEVIGTDFAGPILYMLRNKREEKAYLVIFSCSLSRAVHLELATNLETTTFLSCLKRLIARRGRPSVIYSDNGSTFVKAAKWLTQARRDEELNGFLESHDIK; via the exons ATGTCGCCTGGTAAAGAATTCGACAGAAATGTCATGTTACTCACACAGACAAGCCAAAAAGAGTACGAAGAACTGTGTAAACTCGACGTGTTAGGTTTGCATAACCCAAGAGATCAAAGTCAGGAAGTGGTTTTCGAAGAATTCAAAGAACGGTTAACGCGGTCGCCTGAGGGCTGGTATGTAACCACCCTACCCCGGAAAGCAAACCATCCACCACCTCCCTCGATCAAAGATGGCAGTCTCAAAAGGCTCCACAGTCTAAACAGAAAACTACAGCGCAAAGGTCTGACCGAAGAATACGGCACGATTATTAAAGAACAGTTAGCTGAAGGAGTGATCGAGGAAGCACCCCCAGTCTCGCAGTCGAAGGAATTTTATATCCCCCACAAGAGCGTGGTTCGTACAGCCGAAACCACGAAGATGAGAATAGTTTACGACGCCTCCGCACGAGCAACTCCTGATTCACCTTCTTTGAATGACTGCCTGCACCCAGGACCTGCATTGCAGAATAGGCTTTGGGACATACTTATCCAACAGAGAGGTTACCCAGGGGTCCTAGCGG GAGGCGTCCTCGAATGCCATTTAGACGCGTGGGCCAAGAAGTACCCGCAGGAAACTGACCGTCTTCGTCGAAGCTTCTACATTGACGATCTTCTGTCAGGCGGACAGGATGTTCAACAAGCAAGGACGCGAAAGGAAATAGCGACGGAGATAATGAGTGACGCTTCGTTTGAACTTCACAAATGGCATTCCAACGAGCCTCAACTGGAGGACAGACCACCCTCCACGCCTTACGAAGAGCAGTCGTACGCCAAACAGCAGCTACAAGCCCAGTCAAGCGGGTCGAAGCTATTAGGGGTCAAGTGGAACAAGGAGGACGATACGATTGCGGTACAGTTTCCAGAAGTAGTTACAAGCCGACCAAACGAGAG AGGATCTCCGCATGCAGTTCCAAAGGTGGGAAGAGTCTGTACCAGCGGAAGTGACTACCTCAAGACCCATAGCATCCTACCAAGAAGCAGTTTGAAGCTCCACGCATTTGGAGACGCATCGACTTATGGAGTCGAAGCTGCCGTTTACTCCATCGTCCGTCAAAGGGGAGGAATTACCCAAACACTGGTGACAGCCAAAGCTAGATTAGCGAAGAAAGATTTGACAATCCCCAGATTGGAGCTGATTAGTGCTCATATGGCTGCCAATCTAGTCATCAACGTGAGGAACGCGCTCAAAGATTTGCCCAAGCCCGCAGTCTATGGATGGCTTGACAGCACGGTGGCCCTGCATTGGATACTGGGAAACGGCCAGTATCGCCAATTTGTTGCAAACCGAGTACGCAAAATAAGAGAACATACAGATATTCGTTGGAGATACGTCCCTATCTTTGACAACCCTGCCGATCAAGCAAGTCGAGGAGGCCAGGTCACAAATGCGGAACTTTGGTGGAATGGTCCAGCTTGGTTGAGTGATCCCGAAAAGTGGCCGGACAATCCTGTGACAGCGAAATCCCCAGCGTCGGAAGAGGAAGCAAAACCCATTAAGGAAGTGCTTAACCtatcacaacaacaacacaaccaaGACCGGAATGAATTCGACGAACTCCTCGAGCGAAATGACCTTCGTCGAGCTCTACGTGCTCATGCTTGGGTGCTACGATTCACCACCCGTAGGGAGCGTAGAGGTCCTCTAACAAGTCAAGACACACAAGAAGTGAAAGAATGGTGGATCAAGAGAGTGGAGACCCAAGATATGCAGAAGCCTGAATTTGAACAGACCAGACAGATATTAAACCTGGTACCGAATGAAGATGGGGTACTCGAATGCCATGGGCGTATTCAAGGGAAGCGCCCAATGTACCTTCCAGTGGATGCGACTTTCACGAGGAAGCTTGTACAGCGAATTCACGCTGAAACCCTCCATGGTGGCGTGTCCCTGACCATGGCAGCCGTTCGCGAGGAGTACTGGATCCCGACTCTGAGGAAGTTGGTTAAGTCCGTAAGATCTACATGTTGGGGCTGTAAGCGGTTCCGTGCCTTGCCAGTGAGAGCGCCACCCCCTGGACTGCTACCTAAAGAACGTACTGACATCAGCGGAGATTTCGAAGTCATCGGGACCGATTTCGCAGGCCCAATCTTGTACATGTTGAGaaacaaaagagaagagaaaGCCTATCtggtcattttctcttgcagtTTGTCAAGGGCCGTACATTTGGAACTAGCCACAAACCTAGAAACCACTACGTTCTTGTCATGCCTGAAACGCCTGATAGCAAGGCGGGGACGCCCGAGCGTAATTTACTCGGACAATGGAAGCACTTTTGTCAAAGCAGCCAAATGGCTGACGCAAGCAAGAAGAGACGAAGAGTTGAATGGGTTCCTGGAATCCCATGACATTAAGTAG